ccaccacaaggaaccacgCCACCTGAGCTAGATATTAGTTAGCGGGCTCTTGCCTACTCAGATGATCCCGGAGACTAATCCCTCCTCAAGATGGCAAGGCCTACACAATAGACGGATATCAATGGATATTTCACCCATGTACACGGGTATGAAGCGTCATTTCGCTCCACATATATTCACGGACCAGCCAACTCATGGAGCGGGTACAGATACTTAAGTTGCTCCACAAATATCCATGAACATCCAGTTATTCGAGGAAATAAATAATTACAGACATATGGGCTCATTGAGTCATGCTCACACTCATCCTCATATATAAGGACAACTCCAGCGGGGAGACCCGTTTGGTCCGGACCGGTCCGTCGGACCGAAACAGACAAAACGCGCCCCCCAGCGGGGCTATCCATTTCTGCTCGCCAGAATTTTGGTTCGCCACAAGTCCACGACCCGTTTCTAATCCAAGCATCTTTTCACCGCGCTTGTCCTCCCTTTACACATTTTTTCTCCCGTGACCCGCATGTCTATGACCAATAAAGCAGATCAAATGGATGGCCTCGTTGGGGGCACTGGCAGACCCAAATGGACGGAGACCGGACTGAGGCATTTTTCTGTCCGTACCGCAACCCAAACGACCACAAAACGGACTGAATCTGGGTCACcccgctggagttgccctaaGTTGCCACCCCAGCCCTAAGCCTGACGTTGTATATGTTGTATATTAGTATATCTGTTGATTTGATGTATATTGACAACTATGTTTTTATTGATTTGTGGTTTTAGtgatttgttttgttgctCCATGGGTCTATACTCTGTACGAATATTTGGAAACCCGATGAATATGGATATGGACATCATTTTGGTTCAATGAATAATTTCATGGACGAATAATATGTGAGAAGATGGGTATGGATGTGGAAACGTTTACATTGTCACGTTGCTTCGATACTATTCTCTCGCGTCATATCCTCTAACATTGTCATGCAATTTCAGTGACTAACATTGCTCAATCTAGATCGTTAATCTCAAAATCAGCCGTGCTAGTTGTAACTCTCATCTTTCCATGCTTTGACAGGTTATTGGCTCTCTATACACTTCAATTGTGAGGCCTACAATTTAAGCCCCACCGATTCCATTAGTGGATGGCAATTGTCATATCAATCGGgaagattctaaatttcttCCAAcgagaagagaaaagaaaaatagactGCAAATTATCCTACTTCAAATTATACGAGGAGACAGTAGCAGCAACTCGGAGGCTCGGAGCAACCAGCAACTCACTCTGTTTGCACAAATACACGCGTCAGAACCGAGAGCTCGGTCAGAGACCAATTGCGCTGTCCTGCACCAAACAAGACCGAGTAGCACACCGAAGAAACCTTTTGAGCCAGAGAGACGGACAGCAAGCGGACGCTGCGCCCACACCCTGGCCCCGAAGCCGGAAGCAGCGCAGGAAGGTGGCTCGCGCGGTTCGTCCGTACTCCCGCACCGCGTTGGAGAACACACTCGCTCCATCAGCGACAGCGTGGCAGGTGTTACAGGCGCGCACGACTCGGCCCTGCACTGCAGGCGCGAGAAAAACGTCGCCGTCTCGGCTAGCCATCCATCCAGCCAGCGGGGCGACAGTACGTGCAGATCGATGCGTGCCACGGCCACTCGGGCAGCGCGTACGGACGAACGAAAGACGCCGGCCGGCGGTAGCGacagcgccgacgacgactGAGGGCGGGCACCGACATGGATGGGGGAAGGCGTCCGTCGCTGCTCACTAGTACTGTCAGTCGAGCTAGCtgggccttttcttttctgaatcGGGGAGCCGGGCCTTTCCGTATCGTATCCAAACGTATCAGCCGCGGACTCGCCGCGCGTATCTTTGACTGTGACCCCGTCGGCTCGATCGGGGCCAGGGGACCCCGCTCTTCCGGTAGGCACGAGCGGGTCGATCGCCATATTCCATTCCAGCGGCAGCCCGACGTGGAGCCTGCGAGCAAGCAGCCGCCGTTTAACTGTAGTGGGGGGCCGCCGTGCCCGCCTGCCCGATCGCTTTTGGCCGGCACGGACCAGGGAGCTCACCGGCCCCAGAGCAAATGTTTGACTCGCGAGTCGACTAATGAAACATTTTCAATAAGCTGCAACGGAGAGACAGAGTGCCGCAACGACGCTCAATCCTGGCGTGATTGTTGATCAATTTAGACGCGCTCAAAATTATCCATGCTCTATTTTCAAATCAAAAAATATCTAGGGAATCTCTAGAATTAGGATCGTTGTTGCGCTGCATCAGGAGATGTTTGGCGGTGATTTATTTTGTAGAGAActcaagacaaaaaaaatggtaaCGCTTTAGGAATTTGCTCGTCAAAGGGCGAGTAGGCGATGCAGAAATTGTTGAATAACCAAAATTAGCATCTCCGCCTCAGGTGCCATCCACCATGTACATCTGGTTTATATACAAAAAAGAATTATGCATAGACTTCGCTACAAATACGAGATGCGATTCATTAAGCAAAGCACCGCAAAGCACCGCTTAACTCGAATATAATATCTCGACGCCTTCGCAGCCGTGCTGGCCAGTGGACCTTTCCATATTTTTCCTACTCGCAGTGGACTTTTGATATACACTTGTCAAATCGTTGTCTATTAGTAGAAGTAGGTTCTAGTAGGATATTGCGCCCAAGCATATACTATATAGTTTGTTGATTATGGGAAAACCTGTGGCTGTCACCTGGTTTCTTTGCCCCCTACACTTGTAGGGACTAGGGAGTAATACCCcctttcataattcttatctaAAATTCgctcaaaaatgaatgtacctattcctaaaaaaagtctaaatacatgtaatattttgacaagaattatgaaacggagagagtattactGTACTTTCGTGTCTCACAAAAACAATAGAGGTACGTGCATTTCGACTATATGGCCGACTTGCGTGGCTCTCACCTACACTCGCCCTTTGACTACACCAATGGCACATTAGTGTTATCGTACGGGTTTGGGAGATCAAATGTCTTTCGATTGATTCGGTGGTGCTCCTTGTTGTGTTTCGTGCTGACAACGTCGATGAGCGAGATCGTAATTTCTCCCTAATGTAGGTTTGTTTAGAACATATGgatttttgaaggaaaaaaaaggttttatttcacTCTAGACACAAGGGTCTTTGATCCAAAAGCACACGACTTTGTTTGACTGGATTATCAGCCCAACTACTAGCACGCAACGAGAGTGAACTCTCCTGTAGTCAGTGCCGTCCAGCGTTCTTGGTGGGTAGTAGTAGCCGACGGCACATGACGCAATTTCCCGCATCACATCTCTATAGAGCTATTCTTGAGCTAACTGTGCATCAGTGGTTAAACAATATAGAGTTGCACTCTGCCCAATCTGAACGACGAACAATGTATACATACAACAAGTAATATTACTGCTCCccccgtccaacaaagaatatctcaactttaactaaatttgaatgcatctatatactaagtcatgtctagattcattcaaattttaacaaacttaagacatcttttgttggacggatggaATATTTAAATATACCTTTTTTGAGCCAAATGCGAATGCAGTTCAAATAAGCACGGCCGTTATAATACATCCACACATCACCCCACGACGAGGCGATTCAATTCTGTTCGGATGAAATCATGAAACCAAAGTGCAAAGTTGCAAAGCAAGCAGTTTGAAAAGGCAAAATCCAACAACGAGTGTAACGCTCCTATCATGATACTGTCACAGGAGTATCCCAAATTTACTTCTTTAATTCTTGGAGAACTTTTCTACTTCTGAGCTCGAAGGAAAAACATGTTATTCAATTCATGGCCTCATGGGTAGGTTTCGAGATCCAGACCAATTCAACTTTCAACAGAGTCTTGTTCTTgtgacaaaagaaaatactctATTGCATTCCTCCACAGAGGGGGGGCTTGAGACGGAATAGGTTTGTGGACGTCATCCAAAATATAGAAGTATTCATTGTTGCATGATGTAATTTATCTAACTGATGTCAATACTCAATAACAGCAGCCATGCACCCCAAATGGCCAACACACGTCGCAAGCGTGGAGCCCAGAGACAACATCGAGctagtgaaaaaaaaacagaattgGTCATGCATGCTAAAACGCGGTCGGCTCTAAACACatcttactccctctgtccgcTTTCATGAGGCGTGATTCATTTTGCTGGTAGCCCACAAATAGCAGGCGTATAGTGAAGTCATCCAATCaaaaagacatgcatgcaaaagtGGTCCAATCAATAAAAGAGTAGGAGATTTTTTTGGTACTAGTGAAAACACTATTCACGCCTGGTATAggcggacggagggagtacgataATCTTTCGAAAACCCACTTTGGCTCCTGAGATCCAGTGCTGCCTATAGTTCAAACTTCATTAAAttcagtttcaaaaaaatttgatGCAGTGTTAATGTAGATGTATACTATATATCTGTATATTTTCGTGTAAAGATACATTGATTTGTGGTCTgtacaaaaataacaaatctgATGATGTACAATAGCGGTATTATACATATCcagatttgttatttttgcaCAGACCACAAATCAATGTATCTTTAAACGAAAATGTACAGATATGTAGTATACATCTATACTaacactacaaaaaaaattcagattttttgaaaatgattttCATGAAGCTAAAACTAGCTATTACCGCTGTTACTGTTCGGGAAACCGCGGCCGTTCGTGTCCGCACCAGGAAACCGCGGACCCTTTACAACGATTTCCCCGGCGGGCAACAAAGAACACAACACGCAAAACTGTTCTGCTAATTGAGAAGCAAACCACGCTATTTAGCCACTCCTATCGAAAATCCCTGCTGTACATATATGTGCTCTGACGTTAACCCCTCCCTCCGATCCCGCTTGCTGTCAAACGCCGCTTCCTCGacacaaaaaaacaagagGAAAATGACACTCTCCCTCCCTGCGCTCCTCACCGGCCACCTATATATATGCCCGAGCTCCGGACCTTGGGAGGCACCAAGACATCAGCTACCTCCTGTCCTCACTCCTCTTCCCTCGGTTGCTGCTTTCCCAGCTCAGCTCAGTCTCAGCACTCGAATTAACGCGCGCTTTCCTAGCTTCTACAGCCTTCCGGTTCCAATTTCAAACCCAGCCCAAGCACGCGCGCAGCATTAGTTGACCGAGTGTGACAGGATGGTGAGCaaggtcgccgacgagccgCAGATGCTGTCGAAGAAGGCCGGATGCAACAGCCACGGCCAGGACTCGTCCTACTTCCTGGGATGGGAGGAGTACGAGAAGAACCCCTTCGACCCCGTCACCAACCCCACTGGCATCATCCAGATGGGCCTCGCCGAGAACCAGGTAAGAACAAAAGCAAACAATAATCCTAGTGTTCTAGCTCGCGTTAGCTAGAGCTGCCGTGTGTCTGACAAAGTTAGCACACTGGACTCGTTTGCAGCTGTCGTTCGACTTGGTGGAGGACTGGCTGGAGAAGAACCCGGACGCGCTCGGGCTCCGTCGGGAAGGCGCCTCCGTCTTACGCGAGCTCGCGCTCTTCCAGGACTACCACGGCCTCCCCGCCTTCAAGAATGTAATTTCCTCGCCACTTGGCAGAGTCGCTGTAGCAAAAGAATGTGGCAATACGGTCAAAGTCTGACTCGCGGCACGTGACTTTGCACAGGCATTGGCGAGGTTCATGTCGGAGCAGCGCGGGTACAAGGTGGCGTTCGCCCCCAGCAACATCGTGctcaccgccggcgccacctcggCTAACGAGGCGCTCATGTTCTGCCTTGCCGACCAGGGCGACGCCTTCCTCATCCCCACCCCGTACTACCCAGGGTATGTTAACAACAAGAAATCTTTCCACGTTACGCGCGCGCAGCACCTGCTGCAGTGCACACATttactgctagctagctagccagttCCATGTGCCACCTACGTGCATGTGGGGCGCGCGACCCCTCGTCACGTTACTTTTTTTAACTTGCAACATGTACAGACGGCTAACCTTTGCTTACGTCACGCTGACGCAGGTTCGACCGGGACCTGAAGTGGCGCACCGGGGCCGAGATCGTGCCGGTGCACTGCACGAGCGGCAACGGGTTCCgcgtgacgcgcgcggcgctGGACGACGCGTACCGGCGCGCCCAGAAGCGGCGCCTGCGCGTCAAGGGCGTCCTCATCACCAACCCCTCAAACCCTCTGGGCACCGCCGTGCCACGCGCCGACCTCGAGATGATCCTCGACTTCGTCGCTGCCAAGGGCATCCACCTCGTCAGCGACGAGATCTACTCCGGCACGGCCTTCGTCCCCGACTCCTTCGTCAGCGTCCTCGAGGTCCTGCCCAGCAcgcgcgccatggccgaccGCGTGCACGTGGTGTATAGTTTGTCCAAGGACCTGGGCCTCCCGGGGTTCCGCGTGGGCGCCATCTACTCCTCCAACCCGGGCGTCGTCTCGGCGGCCACCAAGATGTCCAGCTTCGGGCTCATGTCCTCCCAGACGCAGCACCTCCTGGCCGCTCTCCTGGGCGACAAGGACTTCACCCGAAAGTACCTGGCCGAGAACAAGCGCCGGATCAGGGAGCGGCGGGACCAGCTTGTCGACGGGCTCAAGGAGATCGGCATTGCGTGCCTGGACAGCAACGCGGGGCTCTTCTGCTGGGTGGACATGGGCCACCTGATGACGCAGCACGGGCGGTCGTTCGAGGGGGAAATGGCGCTGTGGAAGAAGGTGGTGTTCGAGGTCGGGCTCAACATCTCCCCCGGGTCGTCGTGCCACTGCCGCGAGCCCGGGTGGTTCCGCGTCTGCTTCGCCAACATGTCCGCCAAGACGCTCGACGTCGCCATGCAGCGCCTCAGGGCCTTCGTCGAGACCACAACAAACAGCAAAGGAGGAAGTGCTCTGCGCCGCGCCCCCGCGGCTCCTGCCAGGAGCATGAGCTGCCCGCTGGCCATGAACATGAAGTGGGCGCTCCGGCTCACCCCGGTCTCCGCCGACCGGAAGGCCGAGCGGTAgagactgctgctgctgcgttaCGTAACGTAGCTAGTGTTGATAAATTACCTACCACGTACGGTACGATCGAGCACACACACACCTTGATTAGTCAGAACCATTACGGCCTATGTCCATAGGTAAATAGTGCTACATACTGCTACGGACACTATACTCCTAGTACGCCAGTAgccgattcttttggtttCTTTGTAATTTTTGCTGTATACCCACCATTTTTCCTCGGCGCACCGGATATAGACACCGAGGTGCCCGAGGTTCAGTGCTGTATTTACATTTTCGCGGTACGGTAGGAGAGGAGCTAGACACCCATGCATCGATCGACCGATCCATCGGTATCGGATCGTGTATTTTTTACCGGGAGTACAACTCTTTGGAGTTTTCCGGTTGTTCGCTGTATCATTGCTCCCCGGTTGTTATTGGTCAATAAATAAACTGCGTACTTACTGCACTGTACTACTCGATCGCTCCCATGGACATGAGATCGCCACTTGCACATACCCGATCCCCGTCGCTGTCATGTGAAGTCAAACCGGATCGAACCACTTGGAGAGCGGCGTTTTCAATGCTCTAGCTAGTCTCATCTCAGCTGCTTGCCTAAACGAGTCTACGCTCTCTTGGTTGTGATGATTAATGATATGTTTGTCTTTAATTACGGCCGGCGCGCGGCGTCGTCGTCTCGCCCACATGCCACCCACGAGCCAACGGCCGTGACCACCTGCTTGCTTGTTTAAACAGAACGGAGTCTGCTGGACATTCGGCCGCGCGCGCCACGCCGGGCCTGCATGCGCAGCAGACTGCAGTTGCGCCGTCCGTGTGGTCCGCGCTGCCATATGGTGTTGGTGTGTCTCATACATGACGCACGCAGACCAAACAAATGATGGACTACTCCACTACGAGACATATCCACATAAGAGTAATTATGGTGAAGAAGACGGTCGCGCACTTGGGCGTGGCGAGTGTGAAATGTAAGTACGCTTAAGAAAGACAATTAATCCCGACTTGTTTTTAACAGGAGCCAAAAGGTGAAGTTTTTGTTACAATATATGCTGGTGGGCAAGAACAAATTTGTTCGGATCAGTGCATGGCACGCACCCAACAGGTACTAGTACTACGACACATGGGGATGGGAGAGTGGAATGAGACCACGTTCGAAGCGTACGCATGTTAACCCAAATCGGACGAGGAATTTTATGGGAGGAGAGATTGACTCGATCGGGGTCGGTCAGTGAGATCGAAGAAGCACGCCACATGGGTCTCACCCCCGTCCGGCACGCACGCAGCAGCCCAGCACAGGAACCGACCTGGCATGAGCGCCGCGGAAGATGTCTGGACCCGCCCCAAAGGGGAAAATCACTTGACCCACCATCGATCAccggcttcttcttcatctcgTACGTCCTGCTCCTCTATCTTGCTACTGTTTACTGCTCGATCAATCCACTCGTCTCCCTTATCTTCAAGGACCCCTCGATCGTTCTGCGTGCAGTTTTGCACCAATTATTCCCACCACTACTTCTATCTGCTGCTCTGACTCACATGCCCTTCCTTATCGGGGGTCACGTTTGCTATTTCGAGTTATCAAGATGAGTGTGAGTGTGGTTCCGGTACGGGCAGGGCCAATGGGACAACGTCGGTATGTACCAGCTGCAGTACTGGAGAACAACTGGTAGAAATGATGTAGAGAATGCACGTCGACTTTTCGTCGGAGGGACATGCATCTCGATAAGGTGATGTATACTTGTGTAGGGTTACCTCTACATGCGACTCATATAATGCAAGGGCTCTATGGTACAAATTAGCTTTGTTCAGCACTGCCCAATacggtactccctccaatacataataagtgttttggatttagtacaaccgatccataaaaaatgtgagTTTAGTATTCTCTCCGATTCAAAAAAGTGTcatccacttagtacaaaatttattCTAACTTGGTATAAAATGGAAGATaatttttatgaatcggagggagtacaataactttgtactaaactTTCTCTGATGTAGTATGCCATTGTACTGTGGTGAGTGATGTAAACTTTCTCTGATgtagttttctttctttctttctcgaCCGACTTTTGTGGGAGCGCCGATATGGGTTACCGCAATCCCCTTAGCTTTCCGAGCCCACGCATATTTCGAAGCTTCCTAATCCTACCCCCCGCCTGAATTGCGTCACCTACCCAGCTTCTAAAAACTAGTCTATCCACTCGACGCGCTTTTTTCTCTTAATCTACACACATCTAGCTAGCTCTGTATATACGATCGTGTGTGGCGATCAGGATATGCGGCCATGGTTTGTTAGGCTTTGCCCATCATCCCCGTGTCAAGAGCGTGACGCTGTCTCGCCCCCACCGCCGGACCGGATCGAGCCGAGGCCTTGGACCGTTCCAGATTTGGCAATCCCTTTTCACGCCCACCTGTCGATGCGCTGATAAAACCATGGCTTGGCTTGGACATAAATCCAAATCCGATTCAAGTCGCCGTATATACGCGCGCCATGCATCGATATATACATGGATTATATAGGCAaaatatccggtgaaaaccacctctacggtgcaaactgcgaaaactccatcgaaaaatatttaaaaaattatcgaaaaaattacatatgttagaaaagtgatgttttatttatgtgcaaaatttcaagtccaaactcaatggcatttggtagcagcgaaaaaaacaaattctacATGAATAGTGATCTTTCAATGTCAGACACTATTCAtcgtaaatttctctttttaattcctttcaaatgattttgactttgaacttgaaattttgcaggtttgtagaacatcacactcccaacatatggtgtttttgtagatttttttgaaacttttaaacatgatTTTCGTGAAAtttgcacggtttgcaccgaatgaagATTTTCAACAGATACACCGCCGATTATATATGCCGTATTTATCTTTCCTAGGAGGAGGCAGTTTGTAAACACTGTCACAGTGTACTACTCCTACTTACTAAATGAACATTGTCATAATTTTATAAATTTATGTTCGTGTGTGGTAAAATGAACCGAACAGCAGGAGCGCGTCGATGCGGCCTCATTTTACCGGAGATACCTATGTTCAGCCATGCGTCAATTATTGGAGCCAGTGCGTGCTCGTGCCGGCCGGATCGAATGATCGATGGATGGACCAAAGACTTGCGTGGCGAGTCTGCGGAACATAAATACGCAGTGACTTCGAGTTGTTGTGTGTCACGATGTGGCTGGTATAGGCAACATGAATGTGTCAGTTGTGACAAAAAAACAAGTGCAACTACACTGATCAGAGCAAGAACAGAGCAGATCCGCAAAACTCTAGTAGAGAATATACTTTTCTTAAGTTTACAGCATCCTGATTCCTCAACAAGATGACATCCCATTGACTGTTTGCAAATCAGATAATAGCAGAATAAGCAAGGCATGTGTGATCCACTTTAtctacacttttttttttttgaaaaccaCTTTATCTACACTTGTTACCCAGAAGAAAGTTTGAGTGGGGACAGAAAGTTTTCATCACTTGGGCACTTCTTTTGTAAATCCAAGGGCTTGCATATTTTTCtgggaaaaaggaaaactgcCAATGTGAGTGGACCCACTCAGTCGTCTTAGGATCCGTCCCTGTGCTTGCTGTCACATGGACACACACATGCGAGTGTGCTCCATAAGACACGCTTACGATTTTTCGATGGAAGTGGACCAGACCCAGAGTTTGTCCAATTGAGGtggttagtttttttttatgaaatcaGTTCACTCGGATTTAGGTTTAAGCTAAAAAGCAAAGTTCACTACGATTTAATTAAGTCGTAAACTGATTTGGTACGGGTACTCAAGTTTAGATTTATTATGCGATTTTACCAGATGATTACCAACTCTCGTAaatgctcataggggtagcgTGTGATGTCTTAAgttgtttctcaaaaaattaGTTGTACAAAACGAAACACTGTCACATCTAAAAAGAGGCTAGGGATAAAATCACGAAATTTACTAAATTATTACTAGAGATAAAGTATTCTCATGTCTGTATAAAATGT
This is a stretch of genomic DNA from Brachypodium distachyon strain Bd21 chromosome 1, Brachypodium_distachyon_v3.0, whole genome shotgun sequence. It encodes these proteins:
- the LOC100833332 gene encoding 1-aminocyclopropane-1-carboxylate synthase 1: MVSKVADEPQMLSKKAGCNSHGQDSSYFLGWEEYEKNPFDPVTNPTGIIQMGLAENQLSFDLVEDWLEKNPDALGLRREGASVLRELALFQDYHGLPAFKNALARFMSEQRGYKVAFAPSNIVLTAGATSANEALMFCLADQGDAFLIPTPYYPGFDRDLKWRTGAEIVPVHCTSGNGFRVTRAALDDAYRRAQKRRLRVKGVLITNPSNPLGTAVPRADLEMILDFVAAKGIHLVSDEIYSGTAFVPDSFVSVLEVLPSTRAMADRVHVVYSLSKDLGLPGFRVGAIYSSNPGVVSAATKMSSFGLMSSQTQHLLAALLGDKDFTRKYLAENKRRIRERRDQLVDGLKEIGIACLDSNAGLFCWVDMGHLMTQHGRSFEGEMALWKKVVFEVGLNISPGSSCHCREPGWFRVCFANMSAKTLDVAMQRLRAFVETTTNSKGGSALRRAPAAPARSMSCPLAMNMKWALRLTPVSADRKAER